In Hermetia illucens chromosome 1, iHerIll2.2.curated.20191125, whole genome shotgun sequence, one genomic interval encodes:
- the LOC119661483 gene encoding uncharacterized protein LOC119661483 encodes MDVLASHSVLLNKIYKNETMPTEVSTVFPIKTVEELEKLNNGISEEDIPFYVATVKMKIKAGGLIKNFSKLISEDICLKYNYNGTHGKLPFCQYLKINGIFEGAVGDENYTSLIKQPFKRLAFSWS; translated from the exons ATGGACGTCTTGGCATCACATTCAGTAttgctaaataaaatctataaaaatgaaacgatGCCCACCGAAGTGTCAACTGTTTTCCCGATAAAAACGGTGGAAGAATTAGAGAAACTGAATAACGGTATATCTGAGGAGgatattcctttttat GTTGCAACTGTTAAAATGAAGATAAAAGCTGGcggtttaattaaaaatttcagcAAACTGATTTCCGAAGACATTTGTCTGAAGTACAATTATAATGGAACACACGGCAAATTGCCATTTTGCCAGTATTTAAAAATTAACGGCATTTTTGAAG GGGCAGTTGGTGATGAAAATTATACTTCACTGATCAAACAACCATTTAAAAGG cTTGCATTTTCGTGGAGTTAA